Part of the Prevotella communis genome is shown below.
TGGTGTGAAGTCCTGCACCTGCTCGAGGTGGAAATCAAGTCCCTTGGTAATCACAGCCAATTCGGCCATATCCTCCTCCTGACAACCTGGATGGCTGGAGATGAAGTAGGGAATGATTTGCTGGCGAAGTCCCTCCTCGCGATTAATACGGTCGAAGATGCGCTTAAACTCGTAGAACTGCTGGAACGAGGGTTTGCGCATGAGGTAGAGAACACGGTCGCTGGTGTGCTCGGGGGCTACCTTCAGACGTCCTGAAACATGACGGGTAATCAGTTCGCGGGTATACTCCGCAGCGGCCTTGTTGCTGGCCTCATCCTTACTCTTATATAATAATAGGTCGTAGCGGACGCCACTGCCGATATAGCTGTGCTTGATGCCAGGAAGGGCATCTACCGAACGATAGATATCGAGCAACTTAGAGTGATCGGTGTTGAGGTTAGGGCATATCTGCGGGTGCACACATGATGGGCGACGGCATTTCTCACAGGCATTTTTATTCTTGCCGCTCATGCCATACATATTGGCCGATGGGCCACCTAAGTCGGACAGATTTCCCTTAAAGTCGGGCATCTGAATCACCTGTTTTACCTCGCGCAGGATACTCTCCTTTGAACGGCAGGTGATAAACTTGCCCTGGTGGGCCGAAATGGTACAGAAGGCGCATCCGCCAAAGCATCCGCGATGGATGTTGACGGAGAACTTAATCATGTCGTAAGCCGGAATGCGCTTGCCCTTGTATTTGGGGTGCGGCTGACGTGTGTAAGGCAAATCGAACGATGCGTCGAGCTCCTCGGTAGTCATGGGCGGGTAAGGCGGATTAATGACCACATAGCGTCCGTCAACCCCCTGCAGCAAGCGCTGGGCGTGCATCATGTTGGATTGCTCCTCCACATTCTTGAAGTTCTCGGCCTGAGCCTTTTTGTTCTTCATGCACTCCTCGTGCGAGTGGAGTACGATGTCGCGATCGGTAATGCCGCCCAGGATATCCTCCTTGCGCGAGAGATAAACGGTTTGCGGCAGGTCGCGAATATCGCGGATGCTCTCGCCGGCAGCCAGGCGGCGTGCCAGTTCAATCGTAACTTTCTCGCCCATGCCGTAGGTAATCATATCAGCAGGCGAATAGCAGAGCAGACACTTCTTAAGGCTGTCGCTCCAGTAGTCGTAATGGCTCACACGACGCAGTGAGGCCTCGATACCACCCAGTACTACAGGCACGTCGGGGTATAGCTCCTTCAGGATTTTGGTGTAGACGATGGTGGGGTATTCCGGACGCATGTCGTGACGTCCGTCAGGGGAATAGGCATCCTCTGAGCGCAGACGACGTGCAGCCGTGTATTTGTTCACCATGGAGTCCATACAGCCTGGTGATATGCCAAAGAAAAGACGTGGCTTGCCTAATTTCTTGAAGTCACGGTAGTCACCGTGCCAGTCGGGCTGGGGCACAATAGCCACACGGAATCCCGCGGCCTCGAGTGTGCGGCCAATCACGGCGGCACCAAACGATGGGTGGTCTACATAAGCATCGCCCGAAAACAGGATTACATCTACGTAATCCCATCCCCGGA
Proteins encoded:
- a CDS encoding YgiQ family radical SAM protein — protein: MEYRLTDFLPTTKKELELRGWDYVDVILFSGDAYVDHPSFGAAVIGRTLEAAGFRVAIVPQPDWHGDYRDFKKLGKPRLFFGISPGCMDSMVNKYTAARRLRSEDAYSPDGRHDMRPEYPTIVYTKILKELYPDVPVVLGGIEASLRRVSHYDYWSDSLKKCLLCYSPADMITYGMGEKVTIELARRLAAGESIRDIRDLPQTVYLSRKEDILGGITDRDIVLHSHEECMKNKKAQAENFKNVEEQSNMMHAQRLLQGVDGRYVVINPPYPPMTTEELDASFDLPYTRQPHPKYKGKRIPAYDMIKFSVNIHRGCFGGCAFCTISAHQGKFITCRSKESILREVKQVIQMPDFKGNLSDLGGPSANMYGMSGKNKNACEKCRRPSCVHPQICPNLNTDHSKLLDIYRSVDALPGIKHSYIGSGVRYDLLLYKSKDEASNKAAAEYTRELITRHVSGRLKVAPEHTSDRVLYLMRKPSFQQFYEFKRIFDRINREEGLRQQIIPYFISSHPGCQEEDMAELAVITKGLDFHLEQVQDFTPTPLTNATETWYTGYDPYTLEPVFSAKTPKEKLAQRQFFFWYKPEERRGIEQSLRRIGRPDLIAKLYSDMPPSQGGYRPSGEKRPYGEHRASSGNKPKSYNPNFNNDNSRTKPRSEKPKEEKRGRHRRHG